The Nitrospirae bacterium YQR-1 genomic sequence ATTTACAGGATGATTTATGTGAGGAGGCTGAAAGTATGGCTTTGATATATAATTTAGAAAAAGATGTGAGATTTAAACAAGGACGACAACGGGGATTGTTTGAGGGTCAACAGAAAGGGTTGTTTGAGGGTAAGCGGGAAGGGTTACTTGAGGGTAAGCGGGAAGGGTTACTTGAGGGGCAACTGAGAGGTAAGCGGGAAGGGTTACTTGAGGGTATTGAAGGAATGCTTGAACTCAAATTTGGATATGCCGGACTTGATATGATGAATATGGTTAAGGCTATAAATACTATAGACAAATTAGAAGACATCAAGAATTTTATCAAGAAAGCCCGATCCGTGGATGAGTTGAAGGAGTTTTTGACAAATGGAAGCTCTTATTAAATGAATAATTAAATGAAGGTCCAAAAGAGATGGAATTAACCACAAGGGAGTTGTAGTGTCTAAGCGGGCTGTTATTTTAGCCGGAGGTCAAGGCAAACGGTTAAAACCCTACACAGTGGTGCTCCCCAAGCCTCTTATGCCCATAGACCAATACCCAATCCTTGAAATAGTTATCAAGCAGCTTGCAAAGAGTGGATTTACGCACATCACAATGGCTGTAAATCATATGGCTGAAATAATAAAGGCGTTCTTTGGTGACGGCTCAAAATGGAAAGTAAAAATAGACTACTCAATGGAGGACAAACCGCTAAGTACCATGGGGCCTCTGAAACTGATTAAAGATTTACCTGAAAACTTCTTAGTGATGAACGGAGATATTCTTACCACATTCAATTACGCCCTGTTTTATGACTTTCATATTCAGAAAAACAGTCTTTTTACCATAGCGGCCACAAGCAGGGTGCAGGAGACAGAGTACGGTGTTTTAGAGGTGGACGGCTCAGGGAGACTCTGCGGATTTAGAGAAAAACCATCGGTTACATATAATGTCAGCATGGGAATTTACATGGCAAACAGGAGTATTTTAGACTATATCCCTGTGGGCACTCCGTATGGTTTTGATAATCTTATGTTTGATTTTTTAAGACACGGTTTAACGGTTAACATAAGGATGTTTGACGGGCATTGGTTTGACATTGGCAGGCCTGATGATTACTATCAGGCGGTGGAGGCTTTCAGCAGCATAAGAAATGAAATTCTCGGTGCATGAAACACAATATCCTTGTTACAGGCTCCAGCGGCTTTATAGGTAAACGGCTGACGGCAAGGCTGCTGTCGGAAGGATACGAGCTCTCCGTATTTAACCGCAACTGCGGGGATATCTCATCAAAGGATATAATTAAATTTGAACACATAGAGCACGTCTTACACCTTGCGGCAAAGACCTTTGTGCCGGAGAGCTGGAAAGAACCCTATGGCTTTTACAACACCAATGTGATGGGAACACACAATGTGCTGGAGTTTTGCAGAAAACACGGCTGCAGCATGACCTTTGTCAGCTCCTACATTTACGGAATTCCAAAGGAACTGCCGGTAAATGAACAGCATCCGGTAAATCCCGGAAATCCCTACAGCCACAGCAAGTACATGGCCGAGGAGCTGTGCAGATTTTATGCGGATAATTTTAAAATTAAAGTTACTATAATTCGTCCCTTTAATATTTACGGACCCGGGCAGAATGACTCCTTTTTAATCCCCGCCATAATAAAGCAAGCCGTTGATACATCCACCGGCACGATAGAGGTCATGGACTTACCGCCCAGAAGGGATTTCCTGTATGTGGAGGATTTTGTTGACGCCCTTATGTTGACAATTAATAATAATACATCTTCCGTGTATAATGTCGGGGCCGGTTACTCACTAAGTGTGGCTGAAGTAATACGAACAATTTTAAAAACTTTGAATACGGACAAAAAAATAGTTTCAACTAATGTTACCAGAGAAAATGAGATTAACGACGTAGTGGCGGATATAGCAAAAATACAAAATGAATTGAACTGGGCTCCACGGTATTCTTTCGATGAGGGGATAGCGGAAACTATAAAAAATGCTTAAGAAAGTAAACATAATAGCCCCTGTGTATAATGAGGAGGCAGTCATTTCAGATTTCAATGAGACGTTGTTTTCAGTGCTTGATTCAATGACAGACAAGTATCGTTTTGAGGTAATATATGTTTTAGACAGATGTACCGACAACACGCTTACCATAGTGCAGGAGTTGTCGGAGCAAAATGAAAACATCCGGGTAGTATTGCTTTCGAGCCGCTTCGGCCACCAGATGTCACTTGTTGCCGGCATGGACAGATGTGACGGCGATGCGGTTATAATGATGGACTCAGACCTTCAACATCCCCCTGCACTCTTACCGGTTCTGCTGGATAAGTACGAGGAGGGATATGACATCGTGCACACAAACCGGGTAAGCGTTGAGAACATATCTTTCGTAAAGCGCTTCACATCGGAGGTGTTTTATAGATTCTTAAATTATATATCATCGGTGAAAATGGGGGAAAATTCGGCTGATTTCAGACTGATTTCAAATAAAGTGCTAACTGTTTTTCAAACTCAGATCAGGGAACATAACCAGTTTTTGAGGGGGCTGTTTCATTGGGTGGGTTTTAAAGATACGGTGGTAAATTTTAACGCCTCCGATAGGACAAAGGGCAGGAGCAAGTACAACTTTCTGAGGTTGATAGCATTTGCAATAGACGGGATAGTGTCATTTTCAAAGGCCCCCCTGAAGTTGTCGGTATTTATAGGGTTTATTTTGTCGCTGAGCAGTTTTCTTCACGGCATATTTACGATAATACTATTTTTCATAAACAAACAACTCCCCTCGGGGTGGACAACACTGGTGGTGCTTATCTCATTTATCGGCGGGCTGCAGTTGATTTTTATGGGGATAATCGGGGAATACATAGCCGGTATTTTTGATGAAGTGAAAAGAAGGCCGCTATATATTGTTGAAAAAGAGTATGGGCATGACAAGCGCCACGGATAAAACCTGTCCGGTTTGTAACGGGGTTTATGGGCTCTGCACTTTAAAGGGGCTCCTTAAGTGTGCAAGCTGTGGTTTTATCACCGCCGATTTAAACCTTAGTGATTATGATTTCAAAGCACTCTACGGACCGGATTACTTTCATGGAAACGAATACGTAAACTACACATTGGAAAAGAGAACTATCCAGAAGAACTTCCGCCTGCGGCTGGAGCTGCTGTTAAAATATGTTGAACACAGTGACAGGAAAAGCCTGTTTGAAATCGGCTCTGCATACGGGTATTTTCTTGAGCCGGCGCAGGGTAAGTTTAAATCGGTGGCCGGAATTGATATATCTGAGGATGCAGTGAGACACTGCAGGGAGCATTACGGCTACAATGTTGCTTCAGGCGATTTTTTGGACTATCAAATGAAAACCGGCTATGATGTGTTTTGCATGTGGGATACTATCGAGCACATGAGTGAACCGTGGAAAGCCATAGAGAAAATCTCCACACACATATCCCCTGAGGGAGTGCTTGCAATAACCACCTCAGACATAGAAAGCGTCAACGCCAAATTACGCGGCAACAGCTGGCGGCAAATTCACCCGCCCACACACCTGCACTACTTCAGCGCTAAAACCTTAACACGGCTGTTACAAAGGCACGGCTTTACCACTGTCTATGTTGGATACCCGGGTTATTACAGAAGCCTTGACATGTTGTTTTACAAGACTCTGACGGCAAAACACAAGC encodes the following:
- a CDS encoding sugar phosphate nucleotidyltransferase, producing the protein MSKRAVILAGGQGKRLKPYTVVLPKPLMPIDQYPILEIVIKQLAKSGFTHITMAVNHMAEIIKAFFGDGSKWKVKIDYSMEDKPLSTMGPLKLIKDLPENFLVMNGDILTTFNYALFYDFHIQKNSLFTIAATSRVQETEYGVLEVDGSGRLCGFREKPSVTYNVSMGIYMANRSILDYIPVGTPYGFDNLMFDFLRHGLTVNIRMFDGHWFDIGRPDDYYQAVEAFSSIRNEILGA
- a CDS encoding NAD(P)-dependent oxidoreductase — translated: MKHNILVTGSSGFIGKRLTARLLSEGYELSVFNRNCGDISSKDIIKFEHIEHVLHLAAKTFVPESWKEPYGFYNTNVMGTHNVLEFCRKHGCSMTFVSSYIYGIPKELPVNEQHPVNPGNPYSHSKYMAEELCRFYADNFKIKVTIIRPFNIYGPGQNDSFLIPAIIKQAVDTSTGTIEVMDLPPRRDFLYVEDFVDALMLTINNNTSSVYNVGAGYSLSVAEVIRTILKTLNTDKKIVSTNVTRENEINDVVADIAKIQNELNWAPRYSFDEGIAETIKNA
- a CDS encoding glycosyltransferase family 2 protein — encoded protein: MLKKVNIIAPVYNEEAVISDFNETLFSVLDSMTDKYRFEVIYVLDRCTDNTLTIVQELSEQNENIRVVLLSSRFGHQMSLVAGMDRCDGDAVIMMDSDLQHPPALLPVLLDKYEEGYDIVHTNRVSVENISFVKRFTSEVFYRFLNYISSVKMGENSADFRLISNKVLTVFQTQIREHNQFLRGLFHWVGFKDTVVNFNASDRTKGRSKYNFLRLIAFAIDGIVSFSKAPLKLSVFIGFILSLSSFLHGIFTIILFFINKQLPSGWTTLVVLISFIGGLQLIFMGIIGEYIAGIFDEVKRRPLYIVEKEYGHDKRHG
- a CDS encoding class I SAM-dependent methyltransferase; translation: MTSATDKTCPVCNGVYGLCTLKGLLKCASCGFITADLNLSDYDFKALYGPDYFHGNEYVNYTLEKRTIQKNFRLRLELLLKYVEHSDRKSLFEIGSAYGYFLEPAQGKFKSVAGIDISEDAVRHCREHYGYNVASGDFLDYQMKTGYDVFCMWDTIEHMSEPWKAIEKISTHISPEGVLAITTSDIESVNAKLRGNSWRQIHPPTHLHYFSAKTLTRLLQRHGFTTVYVGYPGYYRSLDMLFYKTLTAKHKLHSLYNLIKHTGLQNLDFYLNLYDIIYVIAKKQ